In Paenibacillus ihbetae, the following are encoded in one genomic region:
- a CDS encoding class D sortase: MIKRVLPILFIIAGIILIFYPKLTEMVQQAEQEQLAREWQDSLQQISVVDDRQASGNPESIEGESGTPAPAAAKSEGELEVMLAIPKIDLKLPVLHGATKENLRTTLASIEHTGRPGQIGNFAVAGHRNRTYGRNFNRLDELAVGDSIEVDTGSQVFTYEVTEKLIVKPEEVWVLESDGKNKEITLVTCHPMVNPTHRLIIKGKIIS, translated from the coding sequence ATGATCAAACGGGTATTGCCTATTTTATTCATCATTGCAGGAATCATCCTAATATTCTATCCGAAGCTGACGGAAATGGTTCAGCAGGCGGAGCAGGAGCAGCTGGCCCGCGAATGGCAGGATAGTCTTCAACAGATCAGCGTTGTGGATGATCGTCAGGCGTCGGGGAACCCGGAATCCATTGAAGGTGAGTCGGGTACCCCCGCGCCGGCGGCTGCCAAGTCCGAAGGGGAGCTTGAAGTGATGCTTGCTATCCCGAAGATTGATCTGAAGCTGCCCGTATTGCACGGGGCGACGAAGGAGAATCTGAGGACGACATTGGCCAGCATCGAGCATACCGGAAGACCCGGACAGATTGGCAATTTTGCCGTTGCCGGTCATCGCAACCGAACCTATGGAAGGAACTTTAACCGATTGGATGAGCTGGCAGTGGGCGATTCCATCGAAGTGGATACGGGCTCACAAGTCTTTACGTATGAAGTAACCGAAAAGCTGATCGTCAAGCCGGAAGAGGTATGGGTGCTGGAGAGCGACGGGAAGAACAAGGAGATTACGCTGGTGACCTGCCACCCGATGGTCAATCCGACGCATCGGCTCATTATTAAAGGGAAAATCATATCTTAA
- a CDS encoding LPXTG cell wall anchor domain-containing protein, whose translation MRRKRWRQLPLLMAMLLLLNLLFPQGSASAAAGSNLITENIITDIMIKDSAGRDISQEDVRLDQGARVNIIMNWELPENHGYKDGAKFIFSLPDRFKAGRILEGDLTGGVGTYIVSPEGEVTFTFNQEIEDDDRLDGNFYVEIEFEASKFSGGTRQVLDFDFQGDIVQIPVHFKSKSASEIDKNAKLDRPMNPNKISWTVDFNKGEKATEDAVFEDTLPAGLQLDAASIKVYELEVQLDGSVKETRTLTEGTEYTKDLTAGFKLNFNGKTDKAYRVVYDTEIKDKSVAKFDNRVEVAGDNLTLSDTASVGVKYSQPLGKKQIGYDANSQTISWAIQYNYNEQRIEQNDAWIEDKFDTSTQELIDDSFTVYKMQIADDGTAVNSGQSLVKGQDYTVSKESTGFKLAFNDIIDSAYEIRYQTKAKGRVHQNGVVENAVTMWDGTEAKASGNIRQVIFNKTYTGINYADKTIDWRLMLNEDEHPMTGVVITDSFAGEHMELKAGSLVIKDKGGNLLAEGTDYKLEPDPDYRSGFKITLLKDISTSHVITYTTTFDPTAQAGKASYGNTGEISWDQGTPIKLQKVSIEVDQYTKDNGAKTGEYDATTKEMTWTLIVNYNLYNIDKPVVRDFYTGPQHFLEDSVIVQPLDLTGGTNGVKDSGAPLTPGTDYTVSRSTKDGKDGFELTFADPIDSAYRITYKTSLDQLLVAEEYENNAEMYDAGSPDNQLFKKGSIVEPKHGGEVIHKSGKQGTGAEQEYAYWTVDINRSQSYVEDAVVKDELSVNQILIPDSFKLYKTNVAKNGTLAKGALINKTDYSLDIQGNAFTLTFPQPIEEAYVLEYTSFINADNGEAISNHISLAGQSAGDVQDAKMEQFNVSFSGAGGGANVPGKGDLLIKKIDADTHAPLAGAKFGLYDKTGSTLLQILETNEQGEAIFKNYKYKQYMLKELEPPAGYLIDDPYRDGYTIDFAPGKTEVTVTNTKGNWDVVFTKVDKDDAGKLLPGAFFKLQKNNGGVIEDVYGGKEWETDHNGQIRLASLAPGDYQLVETKAPKGYKLNSDPIPVTIDVYQTEPKVISAANEIHIGSVRLTKTDAFDGTPLPGAGFVLQDVYGNPVADGLVTDENGTLFVDQLKAGSYMFVETAAPAGYELVIEPLKFEIVDDQTLELSFTNNMITGSLKLSKIEAGRLDIPLEGAEFRILDSGMKPVLDAAGEALAGLKTDGNGELALTGLRPGKYYAEETAAPSGYIIRQALTEFEVQQGTETHIIIENTRRIIDSGGGDDGGGTNPNPPVTNPGPVRPEPPKPPQPEIPEVPGTIVQPGTPGTPGTPGTPGTPEQPGTPDAPGTGTDPVTDPEEPGRPDGTNTESQPDGDGSQDVNDASTRPGAGHNHDSANGNGNGSKPEAGAYGDKLPKTGEESQLPIQLAGFGLILLAIGVMIRNKRQAMKSN comes from the coding sequence ATGCGAAGGAAGCGTTGGAGACAGCTGCCATTGCTTATGGCGATGCTGCTCTTGCTGAATTTGTTGTTCCCCCAAGGCTCGGCCTCTGCGGCTGCCGGCTCCAATCTCATCACGGAAAATATTATTACAGACATCATGATTAAAGATAGTGCGGGCAGAGATATTTCGCAGGAGGATGTGCGGCTGGACCAGGGAGCACGTGTTAACATCATTATGAATTGGGAGCTGCCTGAGAATCACGGCTACAAGGACGGGGCGAAATTTATTTTCAGCCTTCCGGATCGATTCAAAGCGGGCAGGATTCTCGAAGGAGACCTTACCGGCGGGGTAGGAACGTATATCGTGTCGCCGGAGGGCGAAGTGACATTTACGTTCAATCAAGAGATCGAGGACGATGACCGATTGGATGGAAATTTCTACGTCGAGATCGAATTCGAGGCAAGCAAATTTTCGGGCGGAACCCGCCAGGTCCTGGATTTTGATTTCCAGGGCGACATCGTTCAGATTCCGGTGCATTTCAAAAGCAAGAGTGCCAGCGAAATCGACAAGAACGCTAAGCTGGACCGGCCGATGAACCCGAACAAAATCAGCTGGACCGTTGATTTTAACAAGGGTGAGAAGGCTACCGAAGATGCTGTGTTTGAAGACACGCTGCCTGCGGGACTTCAATTGGATGCAGCTTCGATTAAGGTGTACGAGCTGGAAGTGCAGCTGGATGGCAGCGTGAAGGAGACAAGAACGCTGACCGAAGGCACCGAGTATACCAAGGATTTAACTGCGGGGTTCAAGCTGAACTTCAACGGAAAGACCGACAAGGCCTATCGTGTTGTGTATGACACGGAGATCAAGGACAAGTCCGTTGCGAAATTCGATAACCGCGTGGAAGTGGCAGGCGATAATCTGACGCTGTCAGATACGGCGAGCGTGGGCGTTAAGTACAGCCAGCCGCTCGGGAAGAAACAAATAGGGTATGATGCGAACTCCCAGACGATTTCTTGGGCCATTCAATACAACTACAATGAACAGCGGATTGAACAGAACGATGCCTGGATCGAGGATAAATTCGATACTAGCACTCAAGAGCTGATTGATGATTCGTTCACTGTCTACAAAATGCAGATCGCTGACGACGGAACTGCGGTTAACAGTGGTCAGTCGCTCGTTAAGGGTCAAGACTATACCGTATCGAAAGAATCAACCGGGTTCAAGCTGGCGTTCAACGATATTATTGACTCCGCCTACGAGATCCGATATCAAACCAAAGCGAAGGGCCGCGTTCATCAAAACGGAGTAGTGGAAAACGCCGTTACCATGTGGGATGGTACTGAGGCTAAGGCAAGCGGGAATATCCGACAGGTCATTTTCAATAAAACTTATACGGGCATTAACTATGCCGACAAGACCATCGACTGGCGGCTGATGCTCAATGAAGACGAACATCCGATGACCGGCGTGGTCATTACGGACAGCTTCGCAGGCGAGCATATGGAGCTTAAGGCTGGAAGTCTGGTCATAAAGGATAAGGGCGGCAACTTGCTCGCAGAAGGGACAGACTACAAGCTGGAGCCCGATCCCGATTACAGATCCGGCTTCAAGATTACCCTTTTGAAAGATATCTCGACGAGCCATGTCATTACGTATACCACAACCTTTGATCCTACCGCTCAAGCCGGGAAAGCAAGCTATGGGAACACCGGCGAAATCAGCTGGGATCAAGGAACCCCGATTAAGCTCCAAAAGGTTTCAATCGAAGTGGATCAATATACGAAGGATAACGGAGCAAAGACCGGGGAGTATGACGCAACGACCAAGGAAATGACGTGGACGTTGATCGTGAATTACAATCTGTATAACATCGACAAACCGGTCGTGCGTGATTTCTATACGGGTCCGCAGCATTTCCTGGAGGATTCCGTTATAGTTCAGCCGCTGGATTTGACGGGAGGGACCAACGGCGTAAAGGATAGTGGAGCTCCTCTCACCCCAGGTACGGATTATACGGTTAGTCGGAGTACGAAAGACGGGAAAGACGGTTTTGAGTTAACGTTTGCAGATCCGATCGATTCCGCATACCGTATTACGTACAAAACAAGTCTGGATCAACTGCTGGTTGCCGAGGAATATGAGAATAACGCCGAGATGTATGATGCGGGCAGCCCGGACAACCAGTTGTTTAAAAAGGGCTCGATAGTCGAACCGAAGCACGGCGGGGAAGTCATTCATAAGAGCGGCAAGCAGGGGACCGGAGCGGAACAAGAGTACGCCTATTGGACCGTGGATATCAACCGAAGCCAGTCTTACGTGGAAGACGCCGTGGTGAAAGACGAGCTGTCCGTGAATCAAATTCTGATTCCGGATTCCTTCAAGCTGTACAAGACCAACGTTGCCAAGAATGGCACGCTGGCCAAAGGCGCGCTCATTAATAAAACGGACTACAGCTTGGACATTCAGGGCAATGCGTTTACCCTGACGTTCCCGCAACCGATTGAAGAAGCTTATGTGCTGGAATACACCTCGTTTATCAACGCGGATAACGGGGAAGCCATCAGCAACCATATTTCGTTAGCCGGCCAGTCGGCAGGCGATGTGCAGGATGCCAAGATGGAGCAGTTCAACGTCAGCTTCTCCGGAGCCGGGGGCGGGGCGAATGTCCCGGGCAAGGGCGATCTTTTGATCAAGAAGATCGATGCGGATACCCATGCGCCATTAGCCGGCGCCAAGTTCGGGCTTTACGATAAGACCGGAAGCACACTCCTGCAGATTCTTGAGACGAATGAGCAAGGTGAAGCAATTTTTAAGAATTATAAATATAAGCAGTACATGCTTAAGGAATTGGAGCCTCCGGCCGGATACCTCATCGATGATCCATACCGGGATGGTTACACCATTGATTTTGCACCGGGTAAAACCGAAGTAACGGTCACCAATACAAAGGGGAACTGGGATGTCGTGTTCACCAAAGTGGACAAGGACGATGCCGGGAAGCTTTTGCCTGGCGCATTCTTTAAGCTGCAGAAAAATAACGGCGGCGTTATTGAGGATGTGTACGGCGGGAAAGAATGGGAAACCGATCACAACGGGCAAATCCGGCTGGCGAGCCTTGCGCCCGGAGATTATCAGCTTGTCGAAACCAAAGCCCCGAAAGGGTACAAGCTGAATTCGGACCCGATTCCGGTCACCATCGATGTCTACCAGACCGAGCCGAAAGTCATTTCGGCCGCGAATGAAATCCACATCGGTTCCGTCCGATTGACCAAGACCGATGCCTTCGACGGTACGCCGCTGCCTGGAGCCGGATTTGTGCTTCAGGATGTGTACGGCAACCCCGTCGCCGACGGACTTGTTACCGATGAGAACGGAACGTTGTTCGTGGATCAGTTGAAAGCCGGAAGTTATATGTTCGTTGAGACAGCGGCTCCGGCCGGATACGAGCTGGTGATCGAGCCGTTGAAATTCGAAATCGTCGATGATCAGACGCTGGAGCTCTCCTTCACCAATAATATGATCACTGGCTCGCTGAAGCTGAGCAAGATTGAAGCCGGAAGATTGGACATCCCGCTCGAGGGTGCCGAATTCCGCATTTTGGATAGCGGCATGAAGCCGGTTCTGGATGCCGCCGGCGAGGCTTTAGCCGGATTGAAGACGGATGGGAACGGGGAGCTTGCCCTTACTGGGCTAAGACCCGGTAAATATTATGCGGAAGAAACCGCAGCCCCTTCGGGATATATCATCCGTCAGGCCTTGACGGAATTCGAGGTTCAACAGGGGACGGAAACCCATATCATCATTGAGAATACCCGTAGAATCATCGATAGTGGAGGCGGAGATGACGGAGGCGGCACGAATCCGAATCCGCCGGTAACCAATCCGGGTCCGGTGAGGCCGGAGCCGCCGAAGCCGCCGCAGCCGGAAATTCCGGAGGTTCCAGGTACGATTGTACAGCCAGGAACACCAGGAACACCAGGAACACCGGGGACCCCGGGCACACCGGAACAGCCAGGCACACCAGATGCGCCGGGTACAGGTACAGATCCGGTGACGGATCCGGAAGAGCCTGGCCGTCCTGACGGCACGAATACGGAATCCCAACCTGATGGAGATGGATCCCAAGATGTGAACGATGCCAGCACACGCCCTGGCGCCGGTCACAATCATGATTCGGCGAATGGCAACGGTAATGGCAGCAAACCTGAAGCAGGCGCATACGGAGACAAGCTGCCTAAGACGGGAGAAGAGAGCCAGCTTCCAATCCAATTGGCAGGCTTCGGGCTGATTCTTCTCGCTATAGGGGTAATGATCAGAAATAAGCGTCAAGCGATGAAATCCAATTAA
- a CDS encoding response regulator transcription factor, producing the protein MIRIVIAEDQKMLRGAFASLLQFEDDIEVVAEVPDGELAWEAILLHQPDVCVLDIEMPHLSGLEIAERIRHAGLPCKIVIVTTFARPGYLQRAMDAQVEGYLLKDEPIDYLIEAIRRVMKGERVVSTDLAAALFMKEENPLSERELEMLRLTKEGMTTEDISKALFLTRGTVRNYLSSAIQKLDAESRQQAVAIAEDKGWL; encoded by the coding sequence ATGATTCGAATCGTGATTGCAGAAGATCAGAAAATGCTTCGCGGCGCATTCGCCTCATTGCTCCAGTTCGAAGACGACATCGAGGTGGTGGCAGAGGTGCCGGACGGAGAACTGGCCTGGGAAGCCATCTTGCTCCATCAGCCGGATGTGTGCGTGCTCGACATCGAGATGCCTCATCTTAGCGGACTTGAGATAGCCGAGAGGATTCGCCATGCCGGCCTGCCTTGCAAAATCGTGATCGTTACGACCTTCGCGCGCCCCGGATATTTGCAAAGAGCGATGGATGCGCAAGTGGAGGGATATTTGCTAAAGGACGAGCCGATCGATTACTTGATCGAGGCGATCCGCCGGGTCATGAAGGGCGAGCGGGTCGTCAGCACCGACCTGGCGGCAGCGCTCTTCATGAAGGAGGAGAATCCGCTCAGCGAGCGGGAGCTTGAAATGCTTCGCTTGACCAAGGAAGGGATGACGACCGAGGACATTAGCAAGGCTCTGTTCCTGACGCGGGGAACGGTTCGCAATTACCTCTCTTCGGCCATTCAGAAGCTGGACGCCGAGTCCCGGCAGCAGGCGGTCGCGATTGCGGAGGATAAGGGCTGGTTGTAG
- a CDS encoding sensor histidine kinase produces MFHKLYPKDQIKNYLLIDIVLTVFLFYRVLSSETAPGLWGSLLLLLLFLVSFYIALWRRGGWLLAAVLAGQCTLAVLGVFIGPSVLLFGLIFADLLGKSRSKGQIAVGSAAIALSYLLVFVIRQEPLLKTANAIYLPVMIIQTLYPAIIYIREKAKSLQGELEEANQQIAMYIQQEERQRIARDLHDTLGQTLMMIKMKTELATRWVDKDPVQAKRELGEILDSSRTALKQVRELVSEMKFISLAGELEHSAKLLGTAGIELRIEKPEKSPLLSSVEETMLALCVREAMTNIIKHSRAKRCTIRIEAKDEAYEIHIADDGTGIKQPDGGNGIPSMKERMKMLGGTFAIASSPTGGTALSLKLPLRQLKKEDPA; encoded by the coding sequence ATGTTTCATAAGTTGTACCCGAAGGATCAGATCAAAAATTATCTGCTGATCGATATTGTACTAACGGTGTTTTTATTCTACCGGGTGCTAAGCTCGGAGACGGCACCGGGACTGTGGGGCAGCCTTCTGCTGCTCCTGCTGTTCCTGGTTTCGTTTTATATTGCGCTGTGGCGCCGCGGCGGCTGGCTTCTGGCAGCTGTACTGGCCGGCCAGTGTACACTTGCCGTTCTTGGCGTATTCATTGGGCCGAGCGTCCTGCTGTTCGGGCTCATCTTTGCCGACTTGCTCGGCAAGTCCAGGTCCAAAGGGCAGATCGCTGTCGGCAGTGCTGCTATTGCCCTCTCGTATCTGCTCGTGTTCGTCATCCGCCAGGAGCCGCTGCTGAAGACGGCGAATGCCATTTACCTGCCGGTTATGATCATACAGACGCTGTACCCCGCCATCATCTATATTCGGGAAAAAGCAAAAAGCCTGCAGGGCGAGCTGGAGGAAGCCAACCAGCAGATCGCCATGTATATCCAGCAGGAGGAGCGTCAGCGGATTGCAAGGGATCTTCATGATACGCTCGGACAGACGCTGATGATGATCAAGATGAAGACTGAGCTGGCAACGAGATGGGTGGATAAGGATCCTGTCCAGGCCAAACGGGAGCTTGGCGAGATTCTCGACAGCTCCAGAACGGCCCTCAAGCAGGTGAGAGAGCTGGTATCGGAGATGAAATTCATCTCCCTGGCCGGCGAGCTGGAGCACTCGGCTAAGCTGCTGGGTACGGCAGGGATTGAGCTGAGGATCGAGAAGCCGGAGAAGTCCCCGCTGTTATCCAGCGTGGAGGAAACGATGCTTGCGCTCTGCGTGCGGGAAGCCATGACCAACATCATCAAGCATAGCCGCGCCAAGCGATGCACCATCCGGATCGAGGCCAAGGACGAAGCCTACGAGATCCATATTGCGGATGACGGCACCGGGATCAAGCAGCCGGACGGCGGAAACGGCATCCCTTCGATGAAGGAGCGGATGAAGATGCTCGGAGGCACGTTTGCCATTGCGTCTTCCCCGACCGGGGGAACCGCCTTATCCTTAAAGCTCCCGTTACGCCAGCTTAAAAAGGAGGACCCCGCATGA
- a CDS encoding DUF418 domain-containing protein, translating to MEQRKERIRLLDILRGFAILGTLGTNIWLFAHAGDLNYMTTFEYSGWWAIDDLLRMIVLFLVNGKLLGLLTIMFGVGLEMKYRQAKRKGRPWPGVYLWAVLFLFLEGLLHFILVMEYDILMSYGITAIIAAFIVKGGDRLIARSMTVIGSVCAALLLGLMGLMLAANGQVSMGSFDDIVALYQQGTWMEHVRYRIDNFLPLRIEAILTIPSNVFLFLLGVRFMRAGVFSPDERGQRIRKNLFKLGMFIGLPLNLLIFIPGGAFDLPVRYLFAPLMSILYIAIIARMIQYTKWEWLWRLLENAGKMSLSCYVLQNIMASFLFYGWGLGLAGKLNSAAIIAIWLMICIVLLCISSLWLRGFKLGPMESVRKQAIGLFESR from the coding sequence ATGGAACAACGAAAGGAACGCATTCGTCTGCTGGATATTTTGCGGGGATTCGCCATCCTTGGAACACTCGGGACGAATATTTGGCTCTTCGCGCATGCGGGAGACCTCAATTATATGACGACCTTCGAATATTCCGGCTGGTGGGCAATCGATGATCTTCTCCGCATGATTGTGTTATTCCTTGTTAACGGGAAGCTGCTCGGACTATTGACGATCATGTTCGGCGTCGGGCTCGAAATGAAGTATCGGCAGGCCAAACGGAAGGGAAGGCCATGGCCGGGGGTTTATTTGTGGGCTGTGCTGTTTTTGTTCCTGGAGGGACTGCTGCATTTTATACTGGTTATGGAATATGACATCTTAATGAGCTATGGGATTACGGCAATCATCGCGGCGTTTATCGTAAAAGGCGGCGACCGGCTCATCGCCCGTTCGATGACGGTCATCGGCAGTGTCTGCGCCGCTTTGCTGCTCGGCTTAATGGGATTGATGCTGGCGGCGAACGGACAGGTGTCGATGGGCAGCTTTGACGATATCGTTGCACTTTATCAACAAGGCACGTGGATGGAGCACGTGCGATACAGGATCGATAACTTCCTTCCGCTTCGAATCGAAGCCATTCTGACGATTCCGTCCAACGTATTCCTGTTTCTGCTGGGGGTTCGTTTCATGCGTGCGGGAGTGTTTTCCCCGGATGAGAGAGGCCAAAGGATACGAAAAAACCTATTCAAACTCGGCATGTTTATCGGATTGCCGCTTAACCTGCTCATTTTCATCCCTGGCGGCGCATTCGATCTGCCGGTGCGCTATTTATTTGCTCCGCTAATGTCCATCCTCTATATAGCAATCATTGCGAGAATGATACAATATACGAAATGGGAATGGCTGTGGCGCCTCCTGGAGAACGCCGGGAAAATGTCGCTAAGCTGCTATGTGCTCCAAAACATCATGGCTTCCTTCCTCTTTTACGGCTGGGGCTTGGGGCTCGCCGGCAAGCTGAATTCTGCAGCCATCATCGCCATCTGGCTGATGATTTGCATCGTCTTGCTGTGCATTTCATCCCTATGGCTTCGGGGCTTTAAGCTAGGACCTATGGAATCCGTCCGCAAACAAGCGATAGGCCTATTTGAATCCAGATAG
- a CDS encoding protein adenylyltransferase SelO, translating to MTIESTPAAGWNFDNSYARLPDKMFTRLDPTPVRAPELVIFNEPLAASLGLHAESLQTEGAADVFAGNRIPERAEPLAQAYAGHQFGHFTMLGDGRAILLGEQITPEGKRVDIQLKGSGRTPYSRGGDGRAALGPMLREYIISEAMHGLGIPTTRSLAVVTTGEEIFRETELPGAILTRVAASHLRVGTFQYAANWGRAGELRELADYTIQRHYPEAEQEENRYLALLKAVIRRQASLIAKWQLVGFIHGVMNTDNMALSGETIDYGPCAFMDTYHLNTVFSSIDVQGRYAYGNQPQIAAWNLARFAETLLPLLQEDEKQAIATAEEALADFAELYHRHWLEGMRAKLGIVNEEEEDEELVKSLLHLMQRHGADYTNTFRALTLGRPEETGLHGSADFAQWLELWRDRLNRQEASEEESKQQMRSSNPAIIPRNHRVEEALEAAVESGDYSLLKRLVAALANPYAYVPEQDEYCTLPPQSNRPYRTFCGT from the coding sequence ATGACCATTGAATCAACGCCAGCCGCAGGCTGGAACTTTGACAACAGCTACGCCCGCCTGCCGGATAAGATGTTTACCCGTCTTGACCCCACACCTGTGCGTGCCCCTGAGCTCGTTATCTTCAACGAGCCGCTTGCTGCATCGCTTGGGCTTCATGCCGAATCGCTGCAGACCGAAGGCGCGGCGGACGTATTTGCCGGCAACCGGATCCCCGAGAGGGCCGAGCCCCTCGCCCAAGCTTATGCGGGGCATCAGTTCGGGCATTTCACGATGCTGGGCGACGGCCGCGCCATTCTGCTGGGCGAGCAAATCACGCCTGAGGGAAAACGGGTGGATATTCAGCTTAAAGGGTCAGGCCGAACTCCATACTCCCGCGGCGGCGACGGCCGGGCCGCGCTTGGCCCGATGCTGCGCGAATACATTATCAGCGAGGCGATGCACGGGCTCGGCATCCCGACTACCCGCAGCCTGGCGGTGGTGACAACCGGGGAGGAGATCTTCCGCGAAACGGAGCTGCCCGGCGCTATTCTTACCCGGGTAGCGGCAAGTCACCTGCGCGTCGGCACCTTCCAGTATGCCGCAAATTGGGGGAGAGCCGGGGAGCTGAGGGAGCTTGCCGATTATACGATCCAAAGGCATTACCCCGAGGCGGAACAGGAAGAGAACCGCTATCTTGCGCTTCTGAAGGCGGTCATCCGGCGACAGGCTTCCCTGATTGCCAAGTGGCAGCTGGTCGGATTCATCCACGGCGTGATGAATACCGACAATATGGCGCTCAGCGGAGAGACGATTGATTACGGGCCGTGCGCCTTCATGGACACGTATCATCTGAATACGGTGTTCAGCTCCATTGATGTGCAGGGCCGCTATGCGTACGGGAATCAGCCGCAGATCGCCGCTTGGAATCTGGCGCGCTTCGCCGAGACGCTGCTGCCGCTTCTGCAGGAGGACGAGAAGCAGGCGATCGCGACAGCCGAGGAGGCGCTTGCGGATTTTGCCGAGCTGTACCATCGCCATTGGCTAGAAGGCATGCGGGCGAAGCTCGGGATCGTGAACGAGGAGGAAGAGGATGAAGAGCTCGTCAAGAGTCTTCTCCATCTCATGCAGCGGCACGGAGCGGACTACACGAACACCTTCCGTGCCTTGACGCTGGGCCGGCCGGAGGAAACGGGTCTGCACGGCAGCGCCGATTTCGCTCAATGGCTGGAGCTGTGGCGAGACCGATTAAACCGGCAGGAGGCGTCCGAGGAGGAGTCGAAGCAGCAGATGCGCAGCAGCAATCCGGCGATCATCCCGCGCAACCACCGGGTAGAGGAGGCGCTGGAGGCTGCCGTGGAGTCGGGGGACTACAGTCTGCTGAAGCGTTTGGTTGCAGCCTTGGCGAACCCGTACGCTTATGTCCCCGAGCAGGATGAATATTGCACGCTCCCTCCGCAATCGAACCGTCCCTACAGGACCTTTTGCGGAACCTGA
- a CDS encoding class I SAM-dependent methyltransferase: protein MRINWHEDFILFLTSIVRPKVYVELGLYQCALFNRVIPFAETLIGVDLNGEAGQHMQMTPKTRFFHGTTQAFAQELAARPMQIDMLFIDADHSREAVLQDFYDFFPYVSPHGLILLHDSHPGNAEMMDPTLCGTAYQAIDELSRRTDAYEMVTIPISPGLTICRKRRQQLSWQEI, encoded by the coding sequence GTGAGAATCAATTGGCATGAGGACTTCATCCTCTTTCTGACAAGCATCGTCCGGCCCAAGGTGTACGTGGAGCTGGGCCTGTACCAATGCGCGCTGTTCAATCGGGTCATTCCGTTTGCGGAAACCCTGATCGGCGTCGATCTGAACGGTGAGGCCGGTCAGCACATGCAGATGACCCCCAAGACACGGTTCTTCCACGGAACGACACAGGCCTTCGCCCAGGAGCTGGCGGCTCGCCCGATGCAGATTGACATGCTGTTCATTGACGCCGATCATTCCAGAGAGGCCGTACTGCAGGATTTCTATGATTTTTTCCCATATGTGTCGCCGCACGGCCTGATCCTGCTTCATGATTCGCATCCGGGGAATGCTGAGATGATGGACCCGACGCTATGCGGGACCGCTTATCAAGCGATCGATGAGTTATCCCGAAGAACCGATGCCTATGAGATGGTGACGATTCCGATTTCGCCGGGACTTACGATTTGCCGTAAACGTAGGCAGCAGCTATCCTGGCAGGAAATATAG
- a CDS encoding VOC family protein: protein MSNVQGNALKAVCSVYVPVRDPLKSAAWWQSTFGLEYAVPYNPAGDQVILRLSDGQWLHLVETEGPHNNQFPTKDGYEMFRFTFEVRQIEVLYHKLKENGVVTDQLQDRHSCGINFVFYDPDGNKFDVNEVVDHHRTPEEAEKVRAALFQTVS, encoded by the coding sequence ATGTCGAATGTTCAAGGAAATGCTTTAAAGGCTGTGTGTTCCGTCTATGTGCCGGTCCGTGACCCGCTAAAGTCAGCGGCATGGTGGCAGAGTACCTTTGGGCTTGAGTATGCCGTGCCTTATAATCCGGCGGGTGACCAGGTCATTTTGAGGCTTTCCGACGGGCAATGGCTTCACTTGGTGGAGACGGAGGGCCCGCACAATAATCAGTTTCCCACGAAGGACGGATATGAAATGTTTCGGTTTACCTTTGAAGTCAGGCAGATTGAGGTGCTGTATCATAAATTGAAAGAAAATGGCGTCGTAACGGATCAGCTACAGGACCGTCACAGCTGTGGAATCAATTTCGTGTTTTACGACCCGGATGGAAATAAGTTCGATGTCAATGAAGTCGTGGACCATCACCGAACCCCGGAAGAGGCTGAAAAGGTGAGAGCCGCGTTATTCCAAACGGTAAGCTAA
- a CDS encoding DinB family protein: protein MNFELNEAIALLERTPAALAALLSGLPEGWLACNEGEGTWNAAEVIDHLIEGERTNWMPRLAFILQEGEDKPFPPFDRFAHLAEGEKASTDERLQTFKAARAESIEKLKTLVQSEHQLELTGMHPAFGVVKVRELLSTWVVHDLTHFAQIARVLAERYRTDVGPWVEYLGILNRTGK, encoded by the coding sequence ATGAATTTCGAATTAAATGAAGCCATTGCGCTTTTGGAACGGACGCCGGCGGCTCTTGCGGCATTGCTGTCCGGCTTGCCGGAGGGCTGGCTGGCGTGCAACGAAGGGGAAGGGACCTGGAATGCCGCCGAAGTGATCGATCACCTTATCGAAGGGGAGCGAACGAATTGGATGCCGAGGCTGGCGTTTATTCTGCAGGAAGGGGAGGACAAGCCGTTCCCTCCCTTTGACCGGTTTGCCCACCTGGCCGAAGGGGAGAAGGCGTCGACGGATGAACGACTGCAGACCTTTAAGGCGGCTCGGGCGGAAAGTATCGAGAAGCTGAAGACGTTGGTCCAATCGGAGCATCAGCTGGAGCTGACGGGTATGCATCCGGCTTTCGGCGTTGTGAAGGTACGGGAACTGCTCTCGACTTGGGTGGTGCATGATCTGACGCATTTCGCCCAAATCGCCCGGGTATTGGCGGAGCGGTACCGGACGGATGTCGGCCCTTGGGTGGAATACTTGGGCATCTTGAACCGGACGGGCAAATAA